The sequence GTTTCAGGAGGCGGGCTGCTTCAGCAGGTCGCATGTCGCGACATCAGGCCGCGGCGGAGCCTCAGGCCGACCGCCGCACCGCGTTGTCCACGAGCGTCTTGCCGAGCGACCAGATCGCACCGGGGACCTTGTGGCTGCCGGCAATGACGTCGTCGAACGCCTTCTCGATCCAGCTGCAGTCTTCCTCGGTGATGGTGAGCGGCGGCAGCAGCTTGATGGTGTGGCTGCCGTGGCCGGCGACTTGCGTGAGGATCTTGTGATCCTTGAACAGCGGCACGGTGATGAGCTGGCAGAACAGGCCCTTGTTGGCGGTCTCCAGCACGTTCCACGAAGCCCGCAGGCGCAGCGATTTCGGCGGGCCGAACTCGATGCCGATCATCAGGCCCTTGCCACGGACTTCCTTCAGCAGCTCGTAGCCGGGCACCATGCGCGTCAGCGCCAGGCGCAGCTCGGCGCCGCGCTTGGCGGCCGCATCGATGAGCTTCTCCGATTCCATCACGTCGAGCGTGGCGATGCCCGCGGCCATGGCGAGGTCGTTCTTGGAGAAGGTGGAGCCGTGCACGACCGCGCGGTCCATCTGATTGAAGATCTTGTCGAAGATGCTCTTGCGCGTCAGCACCGCGCCAACCGGCACGTGGCCGCCCGAGAGCGATTTCGACAGCAGCACCATGTCGGGCTCGACGTTCCAGTGCTCGACCGCGAGGAAGCGGCCGGTGCGGCCCATGCCGGTCTGGATCTCGTCGGCGACGAACAGCGTGCCGTATTTCTTGCAGAGCGCGGCGGCGCCGGGCAGGAACTCATCGCTGGGCATGTTGACGCCCTTGCCCTGGATCGGCTCCACGACGAAGGCGGCAACCTCGCGCGAGGCCAGCGCCTTTTCGAGCGCGGCCAGATCGTTGAACGGGACCGGGGTGCAGCCCGGCAACAGCGGCTCGAAACCGGTGCGGAAGTTCGAATCACCGGTCAGCGACAGCGCGCCATAGGTCAGGCCGTGGTAGCCGTGGGCGCAATAGACGATGCCGGGGCGCCCCGTCGCCCCCCGCGCGAACTTGATCGCGGCCTCGACGCATTCCGCGCCGGAATTGGCAAAGAACACCTTGTCGAGATAGGGGACGTATTTCAGCAGGCGCTCGGCCAGCACGCCGGCGAGCGTCGAGACGTCGAACTGGACGAGGTTGGGCAGGTCGGCATCGAGCACGCTCTTGAGCGCCTCGCGCATGACCGGATGATTGCGCCCGATCGCAAACACGCCAAAGCCGGACAACAGGTCTAGGTAGCGCGCACCCTCGCGGTCGTAGAGGTACTGCCCCTGCCCCTTCTGAAAGCCGACATCGTAGCCGATGGTCTTCAGGACCCGGACGAATTGCTCGTTCAGATACCGATTATGCAGGGCGCTGCGCTGGGCCTGCCGGTCCGCGAACAGCTGAGACATGTCTGGATTTGGACTGTGCATCCGCTACATACTTCGGTTGAGGGCCGTCTCGTCAACTGGAAAACGGACCGTTACTGTAAACGGTCTGTGCGGCCTTTTGCCCTTTTTCGGACCATCTTCGCAAGCACAGCTTTTAGATCATGTTGCACTGCCAAGGAACACTCATGCGTTTGGCCCTTTACACCGGAATTATACTGGCTGGCGGTTACGCCTGCCTGACCCCGGCCCTCGCCGCCGATCCCACCGGCGACTGGCGGGTCGCCGACGGCGTCGCCAACATCCGCGTCGCCCAGTGCAATGGCAGCATGTGGGGCGCGGTTTCCTGGGAAAAGAAGCCCGGCGGCCGCGACGAGAACAACCCGGATGTCTCGAAAAAGAACAGGCCGACGCTCGGCATGCCGACCCTGATCGACATGAAGAAGAAGCCCGGCGCCGATCAGTGGGAAGGACAGGTCTATAACGCGCAAGACGGCCAGACCTACAGTGCGACCATCACACCTGTCGGCACCGACCAGCTCGAAATCAAGGGCTGCGTGATGGGCTTCCTCTGTGGTGGCGAGACCTGGACCCGAGTCGGGCCGCCGATCCCCTTGAGCCCCGCCAATGCCATGGCCAAGGGCGCGCCGAAGTCCGCCGGCGCGGCGCCGAAAGCCCAGGGAACACAACAGGGAGCACAACAGGCAGCGCAACAAGCAGCCCAGCCCCCCCAAGCCACGACGGGCGCCACAGCGTCTGCGCCGGCCGCGAAGACCGCCGCGACCAAGCCCGGTCAGAAGGGCGCCGCCGATCCCGTCGGCGACATCTGCCTACTCCCTGACATTGCGGGGCTTGCCCATTAGGGCCGGCTGGAACAGCAGCACCGCGGCGAGCGTCGTCACCAGCGAGAGCGCCAGCAGCTTGCCCATGCTCGACGTGCCGGGATGGCTCGACAGCCACAGGCTGCCGAACGCGGTCGCCGTCGTCAGCGCGCTGAAGAAGATCGCGCGCGTCAGGCTGGTCTGAAGCAGGTTTGTTCTGCCGGAGCGCCAGGCCACGACATAATAGATCTTGAACGCGACGCCGACGCCGAGCAGCAGCGGGAACGCGACGATGTTGGCGAAGTTGAGCGGCAGACCGATCAACACGCAGATTTCGAGCGTCACAGCGCCGGCAACCAGAAGCGGCACCAGCGTCATCAGCACGTCCACGAACCGGCGCAGCGTGATCCACAGCAAGAGGCCGATCACGAGCAGCGCGTAGATGCCGGCGTGGATGAACGCCTTCACCACGGTATCGCCGGACTTCAGGATCGAGACCGGCCCGCCGATCGCGGTCGGCTCGGCCTTGAGCACCGCCGCCGCAAATTTGCGCAGCGTGTCGTTGTCGTTGGGATCGCCCTTGGGCAGCGCCTCGACGCGGATGATGCCGTCCTTGCTCTTCCAGGCGCTGACGAGATCGGGCGGCAGTGAGCTCAAGGTGACGGGGCCTGCCTGCAACGCGTTCCTGAGCTGGTCGAACACGATCTTCATCGGCGTGACGAAGACGTCCTGGGCCTTGTTGCGCGTAGCCTCGTCGCCATTGGCGAGCTTCTCGAGCGCATCGGCGAGCCGGCGCGAGGCGACCGCGCCCGGGCCCTTCGCGTCACCGGCGGTCCGGCGCAGATTGTCGACCGACGATTTCAGCGATTCCACGTTCTCCTGGTCCGTCGGCGCCGCATCGATCTGATCAGGATTGAGCGCGGGGTTCAGCACCTTGGCGCCCTGCGCGATCAGCTTCAGCTTCGGCTGCTGGTCCTGCGGCACGAAGCTGTCGAGCGACATCACCCGGAGCACCTCGGGCACCTTCTCCAGCTTCGCCTGGACCTGTCTTGCCTGCTCCTCCGACGTGGTCATCACGTTGATGGCATTGGCGCCGGTGTTGGGATCCTTGCGCAGGTCGAGGAAGGTCGCGATCGACTCGGCGTGCGGATTGCGCAGGTTCATCGGGTTGAAGTCGAACTTCATGAAGTAGAGCAGCGGCAGGCCGGCGAGCGCGAGCAGCAGCGTGCCCCCGACGACCAGGACGCGATGCTTCTCCAGGAAGTGGTCGAGTGGCGCCAGGAAGGCGTAGCCGACCGGCTCCATCTCGCCGGGCGGGTTCAGAAGCTTCAGCAGCGCCGGCAGA is a genomic window of Bradyrhizobium sp. CB1717 containing:
- the hpnO gene encoding aminobacteriohopanetriol synthase HpnO, whose amino-acid sequence is MHSPNPDMSQLFADRQAQRSALHNRYLNEQFVRVLKTIGYDVGFQKGQGQYLYDREGARYLDLLSGFGVFAIGRNHPVMREALKSVLDADLPNLVQFDVSTLAGVLAERLLKYVPYLDKVFFANSGAECVEAAIKFARGATGRPGIVYCAHGYHGLTYGALSLTGDSNFRTGFEPLLPGCTPVPFNDLAALEKALASREVAAFVVEPIQGKGVNMPSDEFLPGAAALCKKYGTLFVADEIQTGMGRTGRFLAVEHWNVEPDMVLLSKSLSGGHVPVGAVLTRKSIFDKIFNQMDRAVVHGSTFSKNDLAMAAGIATLDVMESEKLIDAAAKRGAELRLALTRMVPGYELLKEVRGKGLMIGIEFGPPKSLRLRASWNVLETANKGLFCQLITVPLFKDHKILTQVAGHGSHTIKLLPPLTITEEDCSWIEKAFDDVIAGSHKVPGAIWSLGKTLVDNAVRRSA
- a CDS encoding DUF2147 domain-containing protein; the protein is MRLALYTGIILAGGYACLTPALAADPTGDWRVADGVANIRVAQCNGSMWGAVSWEKKPGGRDENNPDVSKKNRPTLGMPTLIDMKKKPGADQWEGQVYNAQDGQTYSATITPVGTDQLEIKGCVMGFLCGGETWTRVGPPIPLSPANAMAKGAPKSAGAAPKAQGTQQGAQQAAQQAAQPPQATTGATASAPAAKTAATKPGQKGAADPVGDICLLPDIAGLAH
- a CDS encoding MMPL family transporter, which encodes MLQSVVVAIVRACTRLASLVVVLGLLLSVAAGYYAARHFAINTDINSLIAKNLDWRQRDQQFDRAFDRDATILAVVEARTPEMATAAADALYAKLKDDKTNFVSMQQLGTGEFFERNGLLFLPTEEVAKATSQFESAAPLIEIMAGDPSIRGLTGALETGLAGVKRGQVKLDGTARPFNQIAQTVETVLNKGNASFSWRELVSDEPLSDSDKRAFIEFKPILDYNALEPGKDATDAIRKAAADLDFPTKFQARVRLTGPVPIANEEYATVQEGAVVNGVGTVLVVLLILWLALHSAKIIFAVFVNLFVGLAITTAAGLMMVGSFNLLSIAFAVLFVGLGVDFGIQYSVRYRSERYKHNDLSGALVLAAKRSAVPLSLAAMATAAGFLCFMPTDYQGIAELGQIAGVGMLVAFLSSITVLPALLKLLNPPGEMEPVGYAFLAPLDHFLEKHRVLVVGGTLLLALAGLPLLYFMKFDFNPMNLRNPHAESIATFLDLRKDPNTGANAINVMTTSEEQARQVQAKLEKVPEVLRVMSLDSFVPQDQQPKLKLIAQGAKVLNPALNPDQIDAAPTDQENVESLKSSVDNLRRTAGDAKGPGAVASRRLADALEKLANGDEATRNKAQDVFVTPMKIVFDQLRNALQAGPVTLSSLPPDLVSAWKSKDGIIRVEALPKGDPNDNDTLRKFAAAVLKAEPTAIGGPVSILKSGDTVVKAFIHAGIYALLVIGLLLWITLRRFVDVLMTLVPLLVAGAVTLEICVLIGLPLNFANIVAFPLLLGVGVAFKIYYVVAWRSGRTNLLQTSLTRAIFFSALTTATAFGSLWLSSHPGTSSMGKLLALSLVTTLAAVLLFQPALMGKPRNVRE